One Leopardus geoffroyi isolate Oge1 chromosome B1, O.geoffroyi_Oge1_pat1.0, whole genome shotgun sequence DNA window includes the following coding sequences:
- the ZNF703 gene encoding zinc finger protein 703, translating to MSDSPAGSNPRTPESSGSGSGGGGKRPAVPAAVSLLPPADPLRQANRLPIRVLKMLSAHTGHLLHPEYLQPLSSTPVSPIELDAKKSPLALLAQTCSQIGKPDPPPSSKLNSVAAAANGLGGEKDPGRSATGAASASAALKQLGDSPAEDKSSFKPYSKGSGGGDSRKDSGSSSVSSTSSSSSLSPGDKAGFRVPSAACTPFPPHGAPVSASSSSSSPGGSRGGSPHHSDCKNGGGGGGGELDKKDQEPKPSPEAAAVSRGSGGEPGAHGGGAEAGASGRKSEPPSALVGAGHVAPVSPYKPGHSVFPLPPSSIGYHGSIVGAYAGYPSQFVPGLDPSKSGLVGGQLSGGLGLPPGKPPSSSPLTGASPPSFLQGLCRDPYCLGGYHSASHLGGSSCSTCSAHDPAGPSLKAGGYPLVYPGHPLQPAALSSSAAQAALPGHPLYTYGFMLQNEPLPHSCNWVAASGPCDKRFATSEELLSHLRTHTALPGAEKLLAAYPGASGLGSAAAAAAAAASCHLHLPPPTAPGSPGSLSLRSPHTLGLSRYHPYGKSHLSTAGGLAVPSLPTAGPYYSPYALYGQRLASASALGYQ from the exons ATGAGCGATTCGCCCGCTGGATCTAACCCAAGGACACCCGAaagcagcggcagcggcagcggcggcggcgggaagAGGCCGGCGGTGCCGGCGGCGGTGTCCCTCTTGCCCCCGGCGGACCCCCTGCGCCAGGCGAACCGGCTTCCAATCAGGGTCCTGAAGATGCTGAGCGCTCACACCGGCCACCTCCTGCACCCGGAGTACCTGCAGCCGCTGTCCTCCACCCCCGTCAGCCCCATTGAG CTGGACGCCAAGAAGAGTCCATTGGCGCTGCTGGCCCAGACTTGCTCGCAGATCGGCAAGCCCGACCCGCCGCCCTCGTCCAAGCTCAACTCGGTAGCGGCGGCCGCCAACgggctgggaggggagaaggaccCTGGCCGCTCCGCCACGGGTGCCGCCTCCGCGTCTGCGGCCCTCAAGCAGCTGGGGGACTCCCCAGCCGAGGACAAGTCCAGCTTCAAGCCCTACTCCAAGGGCTCCGGCGGCGGCGACTCCCGCAAAGACAGCGGCTCCTCCTCCGTGtcctccacctcttcctcatcttccttgTCCCCGGGAGACAAGGCGGGCTTCAGGGTCCCCAGCGCCGCCTGCACGCCCTTTCCCCCGCATGGAGCGCCCGTCTCTGCGTCGTCGTCCTCGTCCTCGCCCGGTGGCTCCCGGGGCGGCTCCCCGCACCACTCTGACTGCAAGAACGGCGGCGGGGGTGGCGGCGGGGAGCTGGACAAGAAAGACCAGGAGCCCAAGCCCAGCCCGGAGGCTGCGGCTGTGAGCCGTGGCAGCGGTGGGGAGCCCGGCGCACACGGGGGTGGTGCGGAGGCTGGGGCCTCCGGGCGCAAGTCCGAGCCGCCCTCGGCGCTGGTGGGGGCCGGCCACGTGGCGCCGGTGTCACCCTACAAACCGGGCCACTCGGTCTTCCCGCTGCCACCCTCCAGCATCGGCTACCACGGCTCAATCGTGGGCGCCTACGCCGGCTACCCGTCTCAGTTCGTGCCTGGCCTGGATCCCAGCAAGTCTGGCCTCGTGGGAGGCCAGCTGTCGGGGGGCCTGGGCTTGCCCCCCGGCAAGCCCCCCAGCTCCAGCCCGCTCACCGGGGCCTCCCCGCCCTCCTTCCTGCAGGGATTATGCCGTGACCCCTACTGCCTGGGAGGTTACCACAGCGCCTCGCACCTCGGCGGCTCCAGCTGCTCCACTTGCAGCGCGCACGACCCCGCCGGGCCCAGCCTGAAGGCCGGGGGCTACCCACTGGTGTACCCCGGGCACCCGCTACAGCCCGCTGCGCTCTCCTCCAGCGCCGCTCAGGCCGCGCTCCCCGGCCACCCGCTCTACACCTACGGCTTCATGCTGCAGAACGAACCGCTGCCACACAGCTGCAACTGGGTGGCGGCCAGCGGGCCGTGTGACAAGCGCTTCGCCACCTCGGAGGAGCTGCTCAGCCACCTACGGACTCACACGGCCCTGCCCGGCGCGGAGAAACTTCTGGCCGCCTACCCCGGGGCTTCCGGCCTGGGCagcgccgccgcagccgccgcagcTGCAGCCTCCTGCCATCTgcacctccccccgcccaccgCCCCGGGCAGCCCCGGGTCGCTGTCCTTGCGGAGTCCACACACTTTGGGGCTAAGCCGGTACCACCCCTATGGCAAGAGCCACTTATCCACAGCCGGGGGCCTGGCCGTGCCGTCCCTCCCCACAGCCGGACCCTACTACTCACCGTATGCGCTGTACGGACAGAGACTAGCCTCAGCCTCCGCACTCGGATACCAGTAA